Within Lolium rigidum isolate FL_2022 chromosome 5, APGP_CSIRO_Lrig_0.1, whole genome shotgun sequence, the genomic segment AGTTATAAGCCggactccaaaaaaaaaaaaaactcgttaAAGCCCATGCTCGGATCGGCCAATAAAATCACAGCCTCTACTAAGCTCACCGGTCAGAATACTGTTCTTTCTCTTGCTAAAAAAGAATAGAGCTATTTTGGCTCACCCAAACCAGACGCGGTTCCTTCCCCCGTTATATAAGCTCATCGCCTCTTCCCTtcgcttcactcaccatctcaccTCAACTCCAATCACATCTCCATTCTTCCTCTTCGCTGCACCTgggaaaaaaaagaggaaattCTGTAGCCGCAagaaaaaacagagagagatggaGGGCGTGGTGGATGGCAATGGAGGAGGGAGCCGCCTGGTGATGACCGAGCTGAGCCACATCAAAGAGCTGGTGAAGCAGCTCGACGTGCACCTGGGAAGCTGTCCCGACCTCTGCAAGAACCTGGCTGCGCAGATCTCCACCGTCACCGAGAGGTCCATCGGCATGATTTTGGCCGGCCGCTTCGACGGCCGGAAGCGCCCTGCCACTGGCGCCGGCATCGACTCCCCGGCTTTCCCCTCGACACCCAGCCCTCTCAGCGGCGTCTCCAACATGCATTTCAAGGCGAACAAGAAGAGGTGAGTACTTTGTGAGAACTTCCGAGCTTGTCACGGTTCATGAATCACTGGAGTTCTGTAATTTTTTTCGTCTAGATTATTAAGTAGCTCTCTTGTTCTTGGATTTGCAGAAAGATGATGGAGAAAGGGGATCATCGGGTTAGGGTGAGCtcggcgagaggaggagcggaTGCCCCGGAGGACGATGGCTACAGCTGGAGGAAGTACGGGCAGAAGGAGATCCTTGGATCCCAGAACCGAAGGTTAGTTTCGGCACATTTCAGAGCATAAGTTTATCTTTTTCAGAGCCAAATCCGCACATGTTTTCGGAAGTAGCAACGAATCTTATCTTTCTGGATTTGGACACTGTGGTTGTTCTTTTCCTTCGGTGGGAGTTGCAGCCTTTCCGATGTTCCCAAATGTATGGCATACACTTGTCAGCTAAGAACAGGGTACAGAGTACACACATCTCTGTCCTCTGATTGGATATTGTTTTTCAAAACATGATAGCGTGATGCTACTTTGTGCTAATTTTTGTTATGACTTCACAAATCGTGAACTTCTAGTATGAACAAGGGATTTTCTTTTCACAGTACAAGACTGTTCATGTCATGGTTTTTGATCGCCGTCCCTGACCTGAGCTGTGCAACATTGCAGGGCATACTACCGCTGCACGCACCAGAAAACCCAGGGATGCGCGGCAACGAAGCAGGTGCAGCGCGCCGACGAGGACGCGACGCTCTTCGACGTGACCTACCACGGCACCCACACGTGCGGCCACAAGACGGCGGCGGCAGCCAACGTACAGCCGGCGACGCCGAACCCGGACGCGAGCAGCCTTCTACAGAGCCTGAGCTCGAGCCTGACGGTGGACACCGAGGGGCTCACGCCCGGGCCTCGGCAAGACTGGAGCAGGACCACGCCCTTCAGTTTCTCGCCGGCGGTGAGCAGCATGTTGACGCCGGAGAACTGTTTCGGGCAAGGTGTGTCCGTCACACCGGCGACCTCGGGCTCGAGCGACAACCCCATGAACCCGTTCGAGGAGGAGTGGAGCGCGCAGTCTGAGCTGGTGTCTGCGCTCGTCGCCGCGATGAGCATGCCGCAGCCCGCCATGGAAGTGGAGGAGGCCGGTTTCTCCCTGGACGAACTTGAGTTGTTTGACGACTCGATCTTTGACGTTCCTATCTTCGACAATCTTCCTTGCCTGAGATAGTGACCAGGAGAGAACGCCAAAAGAAAACAAGAGAGAAAAAACCGCAACTGTAGAGATTAGAGAGGCACCCACCAAAGGGTGTTTGCGCACAGGAGAGAAGAGCATACACGCTCTTCCTGGATCAGCGCAGGTGTACTGTGTAAGCGTTAGGACGAAGATATTAGTTTACCCTTTCTTCATGTTTTCTTTTTTCAGTTCTTATGGACTCCAGATCCGTCCCGATTAGATATTGAGATGGTTTTCTCGTCAGTTCTGCTTGTAGAATTCAAGAACGTGAGAAGAGTAGTGTCTAAATTCAAAAACAATGATTTCATGAAAAAGGAAAGTAGGCAGCATATGGACTAGTTTGGAAATGAGTATTGAGTTGGAAAAGAACTAGCCGGTTTCCACTTGTTTTAAATGGTTTTAGTTTTGCACACCCACAATTGTTCCCAAAACACTCCCTAGTTAGTACTCCACCACGAAGCAAGCGAATCCGCATCACACGGGTAGGAGGGAATTCGTATAGGATCATGCATGCGGCAAAGCGAGGTCTAGCTAGAACAGTCGGGGCGAGCAGCCAATCTAGGGTCCGCCAACCGGTGAGAAGAAACCATGTTCGAGGATCGGGCAAATCCCCGCCCCGTGGTACAGCGACAGAGGTAGGACGATGACGATAATCGACTTTGAGGAGGGAGGGGGATTCCTTGACGCTcttaggtggcggaggaggaaagaGGGTTTTACGGCGGAGAGGTTTGACGACTACGTCCCAAAACAGTGGGGGAGTAGGGAGAGGATAAGAGGAAACGGGGGTATTCTCGATGTCTACATGGGTGTTTCCATATATGTATTCATGCGGGGATGTGGACAGTTTGTAATGATGAATGAAACTATCGGGTATTTCCTAACCATTTATCCTCCTAGAACCTAATCTGAGATCCATCCTCGATGGAGAAAGACCCATATAGAAAGAAGTGCTTCGTCGCCATAAGGCCAGCCAAGAAATGTGAATTTCAAGGTTTCCAATAAACTTGAGAAATTGCACTTGATCCAACATATTTTCTCCTCGGATGGTTTGCCAAGCCCCATTTTCGCTCAATAGCTTAGCTAGACATTTACCTAGAAGAGTCATGTTCTTAACCTCAAGATCATGAACACACAGTCTTCCTTTATATTGGGCGGCAAAAAACACTCAATTTTGTAAACCGATATTTCATCTTCTCACTATCTTCCTGCCAAAAAAATCTTGATCGAAAGTAATCTAATCTATGAAAGAAATCTTTGGTTAGCTAGAAGAAAAAATCATATACATTACCATATTTATTAGTACTAAATTGATGAGAAACGAATCTTTAACCTagagatagtaattttccttttgaACTACTCCCGTGTCTCTATAGTGTCTCTTCGACGTCTTTGCATTCAGTTTGTAAGCCTTTTAAGATGAATCAGAATGCCTAGATAGCTAATTGGGAATTGACCCAGCGTAAATTAAAAAAGCTCGGCATATATGCTAGCATGCCTCAGAAGCAGAATAATTCACTTTTATAAAAAATTAATCTTCAGACCGGATAATTTCCTGAAGGCTAACAAAATTAATTTTAGATTCCGCCCGTTTCCATATCACGTTCCATAAATAGAATCGTTTCATCGTCATACTAAAGAATAGATAGTCCACCATCAACTAAGTGAGGAACTACACCTTCGATTTGCCCATCAGCTTTTATGCGCTCAATAATTATAGCAAGCATATCTGTCACAATTTTAAATAGCATGGGAGATAGCGGATCACCTTGCCTTAAATTATTTTTGTTCTAAAAGTATCTACCAACATCATTATTAGCGTTCATGGCTACACTTCCTGCGAAAATAAAGTTATGAACTATAGCGCGCCACTCATCCAAAAAGCCTTTCATTTTGAGTGTTTGCCTTTCatagacttctccaaattcgatcTTTAGTATGATGACATTCATCTTTCTACGATGTAACTCATGGAATGTTCATGCAAGGTTAGAGCCCCGTTAAGGTTATATCATCCTTGCATAAATGCCGGATGAGTAGAATGAACCACATGATCAACCACATAATTAAACCTAATAGTGGCCACGTCTGTAGCAAACATTAAGGACTCAAATAGTTCTATGTTGCTGAATCTTTTGTATTTAATTATCTTTGACAAAAGAATGACTTTACCGAAATTAAGGCCAAAAAGTTCAAGTTGTACCACATGGAGAGTACCAAAAAGATCTATTAAGTCCGTTTTCATAATCCCCTAGAAATTATGGTAGATCTCTACTAGAAAACCATCCGGACCTAACGCTTCATTGTGTTCCATCTTAAAAATCACCTTCTTAACTTCCTCCTCAGAGTAGGGATAGTTAGATTAGAATTTTCCTAATCGAAAACTTGAGGAATGTCATCGCTCCAGGTTTCATCCATTGACAGATTGCTTTTCCCAGAATCCCTAGCAAACCTTTATAATAGTCTATGATATACGTTTTGATCTGCTGGTATCCTTCAATCATACCCACATCCTGTACCAGAGTATGAATGAGTTTCTTGTTGTGTCTACCAATTTAGACACTATGAAGGTATCTCGTATTTGAATCTCCTTTCAAAATAAATTGAGCCTTCAACCGTTGGTACCacttgagttcctcttcgcgcaGTAGCCCGGCTAATTGCGCATTGGATTAAATTTTGTGTTCAATATCTTGCATCGTTAGCGGTCCCACCTTATCaatggacatgatgtgtttgcagaTCTCGCCAACAAACTCATGTGGTTTTGTGGACACGGTGCAAACGGGAAGGGATGTTTTCTTTGGATACATTTCATGGGTGTTTTTTTACCTCTAGGCTCGGCAGTTCCTTAatatatatttttcaataaagggaatatattaatatcgagagataccaattacacccactctatgcaacaacgcaatacccaaATGGCAGTACGGATACATAAAgctaaaaaaaggaaagaaaaaaaactaagaaactaAAAGTCTCGCTACAGTATTTCAGCCCTAGCAGCGCCTAAACTCCaagctctccaaaagcgacgcttcTAAGAAGGAAACTGTGCAcaagcaccgtcgtcgcccgatgaaAGATCTTAGGTGTTCACCCTAAAGATAGtcaccactctcaaaacaatgccttcaacaagatcattACCGGCACAACTAATTAAGGCCAGATCGTAGATTTTTATACTGAAAGATAAGACCCTAAACCTCACCTGTGCTTCCGTCCCCACTTGCATACTGTTGGTGTGAAACCTAGAACATGGAGCAAGTCTCTCAACATCATATAGACTCAAACCTTCATTGGTAGTCCTCTAACCCGACTTTGATAAAATTCTCCGTCTCTGATTTCACTATGGACTAGAATGTCATCTCCCCTATGCGATCTATATACAAGCAATATACCTTTTTTTTCAAAACCAAATTTTGAACGTAGGCGGAGTTTTTTCGAGCTTGGTTGACTCTTTACACGAAGGGTCGGACTtgtttagactgctcatagtgggagtaacttagctagtaacatcacacagctcaaagcattttgatgacatggcatggcaatgaatgaagaaagagagtgaggtggtaactaactatgttaccataacatcacacaccccaaaacaAGTTAAGTCTACACCATAGTAAATGACACAATACATGACACCACTTattagttactacccactatggaggtagtaacttagactagtaacatatgtcatgttactagtctttttttccgaaatgggagcatagccctgatggcgtgtatttcacacgttcgttgggcaaccccaagaggaaggtatgatgcgcacagcagcaagttttccctcagaaagaaaccaaggtttatcgaaccaggaggagccaagaagcacgttgaaggttgatggcggcgggatgtagtgcggcgcaacaccggagattccggcgccaacgtggaacctgcacaacacaaccaaagtactttgccccaacgaaacgagtgaggttgtcaatctcaccggcttgctttgtcacaaaggattaaccgtattgtgtggaagatgattgtttgcgagagaaaacagtaaaacaagtattgcagcagatttgtatttcagtattaaagaatggaccggggtccacggttcactagaggtgtctctcccataagataaaagcatgttgggtgaacaaattacagtcgggcaattgacaaatagagagggcataacaatgcacatacatgtcacgataagtatagtgagatttaattgggcattacgacaaagtacatagaccgccatccaactgcatctatgcctaaaagtccaccttcgggttatcgtccgaaccccttccggtattaagttgcaaagcaacgagacaattgcattaagtatggtgcgtaatgtaatcaacaactacatcctcggacatagcgccaatgttttatccctagtggcaacagcacagacacaaccttagaactttacgtcacttgtcccaggtgtcaatgcgggcatgaacccactatcgagcataaatactccctcttggagttaagagcaaaaacttggccgagcctctactaataacggagagcatgcaagatcataaacaacacatatgtaataacttgataattaacataacatggtattctctatccatcggatcccgaccaacacaacatagagtattacagatagatgatcttgatcatgttaggcagctcacaagatccaacaatgaagcacaatgaggagaagacaaccatctagctactgctatggacccatagtccagggatgaactactcactcatcactccggaggcgaccatggcggtgtagagtcctccgggagatgaatcccctctccggcagggtgcgggaggagatctcagaatcccccgagatgggattggcggcggcggcgtctccggaaggttttccgtatcgtggtttttcgcatcgggggtttcgcgacggaggctttaagtaggcggaagggcagagtcgggggccgacgaggggcccacaccacggggcggcgcgggccccccttggccgcgccgccatgtggtttggccacctcgtggccccacttcgtatgctcttcggtcttcggaaggttcgtggcgaaataggcccttgggtctttgtttcgtccaattccgagaatatttcgttactaggatttacgaaaccaaaaacagcgagaaaacagacaagcggcacttcggcatcttgttaataggttagttccgagaaaatgcacgaatatgacataaagtgtgcataaaacatgtaggtatcatcaataatatggcatagaacataagaaattatcgatacgtcggagacgtatcaagcatcccaagcttagttacgctcgtcccgagcgaggtaaaacgataacaaagataatttctgaagtgatatgccatcataaccttgatcatactatttgtaaacatatgtagtgaatgcagcgatcaaaacaatggtaatgacatgagtaaacaagtgaatcataaagcaaagacttttcatgaatagtacttcaagacaagtattaataagtcttgcataagagttaactcataaagcaataaatcaaagtaaaggcattgaagcaacacaaaggaagattaagtttcagcggttgctttcaacttataacatgtatatctcatggataattgtcaacattgagtaatataacaagtacaatatgcaagtatgtaggaatcaatgcatagttcacacaagtgtttgcttcttgaggtggagagagataggtgagctgactcaacataaaagtaaaagaatggtccttcaaagaggaaagcatcgattgctatatttgtgctagagcttttattttgaaaacatgaaacaattttgtcaacggtagtaataaagcatatgagttatgtaaattatatcttacaagttgcaagcctcatgcatagtatactaatagtgcccgcaccttgtcctaattagcttggactaccggatctttgcaatgcacatgttttaaccaagtgtcacaatggggtacctccatgccgctctgtacaaggtctaaggagaaagctcgcattttggatttctcgcttttgattattctcaacttagacatccataccgggacaacatggacaacgagataatggactcctctttaatgcataagcatgtggcaacaattattattctcatatgagattgaggatatgtgtccaaagctgaaacttccaccatgaatcatggctttagttagcggcccaatgctcttctctaacaatatgcatgctccaaccattaaggtggtagatctctcttacttcgagacaagacggacatgcatagcaactcacatgatattcaacaaagaatagttgatggcgtccccggaagcatggttatcgcacaacaagcaacttaataagagataaagtgcataagtacatattcaataccacaatagtttttaagctatttgtcccatgagctatatattgcaaaggtgaatgatggaattttaaaggtagcactcaagcaatttactttggaatggcggataaataccatgtagtaggtaggtatggtggacacaaatggcatagtggttggctcaagtattttggatgcatgagaagtattccctctcgatacaaggtttaggctagcaaggttatttgaaacaaacacaaggatgaacggtgcagcaaaactcacataaaagacatattgtaatacattataagactctacaccgtcttccttgttgttcaaaactcaatactagatattatctagactctagagaaaccaaatatgcaaaccaaattagcaagctataagtgtttcttcattaatgggtgcaaagtatatgatgctagagcttaaacatgagcacaataattgccaagtatcaaattatccaagacattttagagttactacatgtagcattttccaattccaaccatataacaatttaacgaagaagaaacttcgccatgaatactatgagtagagcctaaggacatatttgtccatatgctacagcggagcgtgtctctctcccataaagtgaatgctaggatccattttattcaaacaaaaaaaaaactgacgctccaagcaaagtacataagatgtgacggaataaaaatatagtttcacgggaggaaacctgataatgttgtcgatgaagaaggggatgccttgggcatccccaagcttagacgcttgagtcttcttaaaatatgcaggggtgaaccaccggggcatccccaagcttagagctttcactctccttgatcatattgcatcatactcctctcttgatccttgaaaacttcctccacaccaaactcgaaacaactcattagagggttagtgcataataaaaattcacatgttcataggtgacacaatcattcttaacacttctggacattgcataaagctactggacattaatggatcaaagaaattcatccaacatagcgaaagaggcaatgcgaaataaaaaggcagaatctgtcaaaacagaacagtccgtaaagatggattttattaggccaccagacttgctcaaatgaaaatgctcaaattgaatgaaagttgcgtacatatctgaggatcatgcacgtaaattggattaattttctgagctacctacagggaggtagacccagattcgtgacagcaaagaaatgctggaactgcgcagtaatccaaatctagtacttactttaccatcaaagactttacttggcacaacaaaacataaaactaagataaggagaggttgctacagtagtaaacaacttccaagactcaaatataaaacaaaaatactggagtaaaaacatgggttgtctcccataagcgcttttctttaacgcctttcagctaggcgcagaaagtgtaactcaagtaacatcaaaagatgaagcatcaacatcataattttctctaataatagaatcataaggtaacttcatcctctttctagggaagtgttccatacctttcttgagaggaaattgatatttaatattaccttctttcatatcaatagtagcaccaacggttcgaagaaaaggtcttcccaatataatggggcaagatgcattgcattcaatatccaagacaacaaaatcaacggggacaaggttattgctaaccataatatgaacattatcaactttccccaaaggtttctttttagcattatcgatgagattaacatccaaataacaatttttcaatggtggcaagtcaagcatatcatagacctttttaggcataacagaaatacttgcaccaagatcacataaagcattacaatcaaaatctttgactctcactttaatgatgggctcccaaccatcctctagctttctaggaatagaagtttcaacttttagtttctcttctctagcttttatgagagcatttgtaatatgttttgtgaaagccgagTTTACagtgctagcattaggacttttagcaagtttttgtaagaactttataacttcagagatgtggcaatcatcaaaatctaaatcattacaatctaaggcaatgagattatcatccccaaggttggaaaaaatttcagcagttttatcacaagcggtttcggcggttttagcgagtttcgggtaattgtgcgcgctttgcactaggagtagaagcattgccaacaccaattattttaccattgatagtaggaggtgcagcaacatatgaatcattagcattgctagtggtggtaatagtccaaactttagcta encodes:
- the LOC124653434 gene encoding transcription factor WRKY19-like, with amino-acid sequence MEGVVDGNGGGSRLVMTELSHIKELVKQLDVHLGSCPDLCKNLAAQISTVTERSIGMILAGRFDGRKRPATGAGIDSPAFPSTPSPLSGVSNMHFKANKKRKMMEKGDHRVRVSSARGGADAPEDDGYSWRKYGQKEILGSQNRRAYYRCTHQKTQGCAATKQVQRADEDATLFDVTYHGTHTCGHKTAAAANVQPATPNPDASSLLQSLSSSLTVDTEGLTPGPRQDWSRTTPFSFSPAVSSMLTPENCFGQGVSVTPATSGSSDNPMNPFEEEWSAQSELVSALVAAMSMPQPAMEVEEAGFSLDELELFDDSIFDVPIFDNLPCLR